A genomic stretch from Candidatus Melainabacteria bacterium includes:
- a CDS encoding TolC family protein yields the protein MRLKELLLISSIFLAGCAQQGGGGNSAATVSQPGAGILGSLRPKTDPAVVERMRLEEQARLEKQKALEAAAQRADNQVSADGMGRVLPKVSMDPIAPPAEEVANSNGPIFTPANQSGASPIPVPTGGSSSSAPSAMTYGGTSVPGPPPGGGVGGGLVPPPPAVTLSTQANIGMPAGMPMDPAAMYANPYMNPYAIPYPMQNMQAMVPPAPQVALARPSGSPFATGPRSSADDDEGGSVQEKRRANFVPITPTGMEARSAYKQRDDLKALWNGVLKSNAMSLLMKDEKFASQLGQVDIGLPGEATRGSFSISQRQVDAVFKNNSLDKRILQPVRKVQSDLVQAYYRYLYSYNKYALAQQTVAARKQEAEVASSDSERQRAAADQSQAQSDVDSAKDDMKSAQTELSMIAGPQAAKFIISKVSGVTPTNDALASSGGDSSDSKSGNSGGGMFGLFHFGGGGGNEKKKASPALTETKVASAPADTKKEKETKKKGKKDSSASREKTADLSPAPEASESTASSEPVPLAPNGISFELKNVNVTARKSILTVSIRNGSANSFSFSPDVISISEGNHKLSEAAVRADFDQTMVQPNSEVKGTITIFGRPWNDRLAVSLSEGGKTIQMSRKQ from the coding sequence TTGCGCTTAAAAGAGTTACTGCTGATTTCATCAATTTTTCTGGCCGGCTGTGCGCAGCAGGGCGGAGGAGGAAATTCGGCTGCAACTGTTTCGCAACCAGGAGCTGGTATTCTCGGCAGCTTGAGACCGAAAACCGACCCGGCTGTGGTTGAACGCATGCGACTGGAAGAGCAAGCGCGACTCGAAAAACAGAAGGCCCTCGAGGCTGCCGCTCAGAGAGCTGACAATCAGGTCAGTGCAGACGGCATGGGCAGAGTGTTGCCCAAGGTGTCGATGGATCCAATCGCGCCACCAGCTGAAGAAGTCGCCAACTCGAACGGTCCTATATTTACTCCCGCCAATCAGTCAGGTGCTTCTCCTATACCTGTGCCGACCGGCGGATCTTCAAGCAGTGCGCCTTCTGCCATGACCTATGGAGGCACCAGTGTTCCAGGACCACCGCCAGGAGGCGGTGTCGGCGGTGGGCTCGTGCCGCCACCACCGGCAGTGACATTGTCGACGCAAGCAAATATCGGAATGCCGGCCGGCATGCCGATGGACCCAGCTGCTATGTATGCGAATCCATATATGAATCCATATGCGATTCCTTACCCGATGCAAAACATGCAGGCCATGGTTCCGCCCGCTCCTCAGGTGGCGCTGGCCAGACCTTCAGGCAGTCCATTTGCCACAGGACCTCGTTCGTCTGCCGATGATGATGAGGGCGGTAGCGTCCAGGAGAAGAGGCGCGCCAACTTCGTGCCCATAACTCCGACTGGTATGGAGGCTCGCTCCGCATACAAGCAGCGTGATGATTTGAAAGCTCTATGGAACGGTGTTCTGAAGAGCAACGCCATGTCACTTTTGATGAAAGACGAGAAATTCGCCTCGCAGCTCGGTCAGGTAGACATCGGTCTGCCCGGCGAAGCGACGAGAGGCAGCTTCTCGATTTCGCAAAGACAGGTCGATGCAGTTTTCAAAAATAACTCGCTCGACAAACGCATTCTGCAACCTGTTCGAAAAGTACAATCAGACCTTGTTCAAGCTTACTATCGTTATCTTTACAGCTACAACAAATATGCCCTTGCCCAACAGACCGTAGCTGCCAGGAAACAAGAAGCGGAAGTGGCCAGCTCTGACTCAGAGCGACAGCGCGCCGCAGCCGATCAATCTCAGGCTCAATCTGATGTTGACTCGGCCAAAGACGATATGAAGTCTGCCCAAACTGAGTTGTCGATGATTGCAGGACCGCAAGCCGCCAAGTTCATTATCAGCAAGGTCTCGGGCGTGACGCCTACCAATGATGCCCTGGCATCATCAGGTGGTGATTCTTCAGATTCCAAATCTGGAAATTCAGGTGGCGGCATGTTCGGCTTGTTCCACTTCGGTGGTGGCGGCGGCAACGAAAAGAAGAAAGCCTCACCAGCGCTGACGGAAACCAAAGTGGCTTCTGCACCGGCTGACACAAAAAAGGAGAAAGAGACAAAGAAAAAAGGAAAGAAAGACTCCAGTGCCTCAAGAGAGAAGACAGCCGACCTGTCTCCCGCTCCTGAAGCATCTGAAAGCACCGCTTCTAGTGAGCCCGTGCCCCTGGCTCCAAACGGAATTAGCTTCGAACTCAAAAACGTTAACGTCACTGCTCGTAAGTCGATTTTGACCGTGAGCATTAGAAACGGCAGTGCTAATAGCTTCAGCTTTAGCCCCGATGTGATCTCCATCTCTGAAGGCAACCACAAACTTTCAGAAGCAGCCGTAAGAGCTGACTTCGACCAGACAATGGTGCAGCCTAATTCTGAAGTGAAAGGAACGATCACGATTTTTGGACGCCCCTGGAACGATAGATTGGCAGTCAGTCTCTCAGAGGGCGGCAAGACGATACAAATGAGTCGAAAACAGTAA
- the rimM gene encoding 16S rRNA processing protein RimM, with translation MPKNKAHLGKNSEIDASLPGADSLFPVGKVVGMHGLRGIMKIKPSSNNPQLLLDIETVQVVLPNGTIEEANVDTIYLEKRMLFLKLKECVDRTAAEKYLDASISTTRAQLRNLEENEWWVDDLIGLPVFTTDGVEIGTVSDIIGANSELLEIKKKDNDEAEPILVPFVEALVPVVDIIARRVEVVALPGLLD, from the coding sequence ATGCCTAAAAACAAAGCTCATTTAGGAAAAAACTCTGAAATCGACGCCTCGTTGCCCGGCGCCGACTCACTGTTTCCGGTTGGCAAAGTCGTGGGAATGCACGGACTGCGCGGCATCATGAAAATCAAACCAAGCAGCAACAACCCACAACTGTTACTGGATATCGAAACCGTGCAGGTGGTTTTACCCAACGGCACCATCGAAGAAGCCAACGTAGACACGATTTACCTCGAAAAGCGCATGTTGTTTCTCAAGCTCAAAGAATGCGTCGACCGCACTGCGGCTGAAAAATATCTGGATGCCAGCATCAGTACGACCCGAGCTCAACTCCGCAACCTGGAGGAAAACGAGTGGTGGGTAGACGATTTAATCGGGCTGCCCGTCTTCACCACGGACGGTGTCGAAATTGGCACCGTATCTGATATCATCGGCGCCAACAGTGAACTGCTGGAGATTAAGAAGAAAGACAACGACGAAGCGGAACCGATTCTAGTTCCATTCGTAGAAGCCCTCGTACCCGTTGTAGACATCATCGCAAGACGCGTAGAAGTAGTCGCACTGCCAGGTTTACTCGATTAG
- a CDS encoding trehalose-6-phosphate synthase, translating into MPTSAKSPPLLSPVSTDDLGQLQLYLPTLKVISYRGPGQSGGVPTSLEPVVKRLGAKVHWFAIDGVPSQPSHAEAQGAAFAFYNPQIPQPLLEKHNQIANGYLYPLLHGMPEKAKFDSENWKSFRQLSELIASESLKVSSESFPTLCWLHDYQLALVAPLMSMQAGIILCQFWHVPWPSPSVMIQSPVARELVESLLSNKIIGFHTTEYALNFLNTVQELLPNAIVDVLKMEVRRRSTLTKIVVMPLGIDFSLWQQFAKSTRPIAEAIGVKHRLANQVVLGVDRLDYSKGVLEKLHGLERFLETQTNWHKRFHYVQLAQPPLSNEADFVSYAKAVEEKVEAINNKYENSGWKPILFIPGQFDQTDLAAWYQAADVLTVNSVKDGLNLIAKEYVASRLDEQGALVLSKLAGCSAELAQGALLVDPHDPDDFASNLSQALTMGVEEKRRRMTSMRRVVGWNQLHDWALGFLREALVSKAKPYQFPLS; encoded by the coding sequence ATGCCAACTTCCGCAAAATCGCCTCCACTTTTGTCACCAGTATCTACTGATGATTTGGGTCAGCTCCAGCTCTACCTGCCCACCTTGAAGGTGATTTCATACCGCGGTCCCGGTCAGTCGGGAGGAGTACCGACCAGCCTTGAACCGGTGGTCAAACGGCTGGGTGCTAAGGTGCACTGGTTTGCCATCGACGGTGTTCCGTCCCAACCATCACACGCTGAAGCGCAAGGCGCCGCGTTTGCATTCTATAACCCACAAATTCCTCAGCCGCTGCTCGAAAAGCACAACCAGATCGCTAACGGCTATCTTTATCCGCTTCTTCACGGTATGCCTGAAAAAGCGAAGTTCGATTCCGAAAACTGGAAATCATTCAGACAGCTCAGCGAGCTAATCGCCTCTGAAAGCTTGAAAGTATCATCGGAAAGCTTCCCGACTCTATGTTGGTTGCATGACTATCAACTGGCGCTCGTGGCACCGCTGATGTCCATGCAGGCAGGCATAATACTTTGCCAGTTCTGGCATGTGCCATGGCCTTCGCCATCTGTGATGATTCAGTCGCCAGTGGCAAGAGAACTGGTCGAATCATTGCTTTCCAACAAAATTATCGGTTTCCACACAACCGAATACGCACTCAACTTCTTGAACACAGTGCAAGAACTACTGCCAAATGCAATTGTTGACGTTCTGAAGATGGAAGTACGACGTCGCAGCACTCTCACAAAGATTGTCGTCATGCCATTGGGCATCGACTTTTCGCTCTGGCAACAATTTGCCAAATCGACGCGCCCAATAGCCGAAGCCATCGGTGTCAAGCACCGATTAGCCAATCAAGTCGTGCTCGGTGTAGACAGACTCGACTATTCCAAGGGTGTTCTGGAGAAACTCCACGGACTGGAACGCTTCCTCGAAACGCAGACGAACTGGCATAAACGCTTCCATTACGTTCAGCTGGCTCAGCCTCCGCTCTCGAACGAAGCAGACTTCGTCTCTTACGCAAAAGCTGTGGAAGAGAAAGTAGAAGCAATCAACAATAAATATGAGAACTCAGGCTGGAAGCCAATTCTCTTTATCCCCGGTCAGTTCGACCAGACAGATCTGGCTGCATGGTATCAAGCAGCCGACGTATTGACTGTCAATTCAGTCAAAGACGGACTGAACTTGATTGCCAAAGAGTATGTTGCTTCGCGCTTAGATGAGCAGGGAGCTCTGGTTTTGAGCAAGCTGGCGGGATGCTCGGCAGAATTAGCTCAAGGGGCGCTTCTTGTTGATCCCCACGACCCCGACGACTTTGCCAGCAACTTGAGCCAGGCTTTGACCATGGGCGTGGAAGAAAAACGTCGCCGCATGACTTCAATGCGCAGAGTTGTGGGCTGGAATCAGCTGCACGACTGGGCCCTTGGCTTCTTGCGCGAAGCACTGGTAAGCAAAGCGAAGCCGTATCAGTTTCCTCTGAGCTAA
- a CDS encoding UbiX family flavin prenyltransferase, with protein sequence MTAQSEKTASDRAAELPFVLAITGASGAIYGLRLLQYLMEIGQPVDLLVSRAALQVMKEENDISLGEDIESGLRQYLELPAAAPFKLHKLTNYAASVASGSYRTRGMAIVPCSLGTLGAVANGLTENLIHRAAAVALKERRTLMILVREMPFGQIQLKNMLALSEAGAVVAAACPGYYHRPQSISDQIDFVVGRVLDQFGFDNSLFKRWKEDSRPLPMPSKVLQDH encoded by the coding sequence ATGACCGCTCAATCTGAAAAAACAGCATCTGACCGGGCTGCTGAACTTCCTTTTGTCTTAGCCATAACCGGTGCCAGCGGTGCTATCTACGGTTTGCGGCTGCTTCAATACCTGATGGAAATTGGACAGCCGGTCGATCTGCTCGTGTCTCGGGCAGCTCTTCAGGTGATGAAAGAAGAGAATGATATTTCGCTGGGCGAAGACATCGAATCAGGGCTGCGCCAATACCTAGAATTACCAGCCGCAGCCCCCTTCAAACTGCACAAACTGACAAACTACGCAGCTTCAGTAGCCAGCGGTTCTTATCGCACCCGAGGCATGGCAATAGTTCCTTGCAGCCTGGGCACACTCGGCGCAGTCGCCAACGGATTGACTGAAAACCTCATTCACAGAGCCGCCGCAGTGGCGCTGAAAGAGCGACGCACTCTGATGATCCTGGTCCGAGAGATGCCGTTCGGACAGATACAGTTGAAGAACATGCTTGCACTGTCTGAAGCCGGAGCCGTAGTGGCAGCCGCCTGTCCCGGCTATTATCATCGCCCGCAATCGATCTCGGACCAGATTGATTTCGTGGTCGGCAGGGTGCTCGATCAATTCGGCTTCGACAACAGCTTATTCAAACGATGGAAAGAAGATTCGCGTCCATTGCCCATGCCGTCTAAGGTTTTGCAAGATCACTAG
- a CDS encoding tetratricopeptide repeat protein has product MNASPFNSFRASVAKTSVLNLSCRLLLGASLLCGWSYSAALPALSQSIAEADEYLIKNRFKEAEDAYRALLQSDDTGDSFAGLAVALAKQEIPAKITEAERILRQAREKFPDNPNVIAAGGYVSYVHSQTVASPAKRDLFLEAAENLCKRAIKANPDILIAQQTLGLVKMAQDDVESAVEPFRKSVGLAENPVNLTLLAQALLKIDPKDKEAEQIITKVVHDKPDYAQARMQKAIILNNSGKPEDAYMELHNIPADKRKEMPEWNTVKGDICKKQGDGPGALAAYREAIRLDPHMPDPYRHLAEYYAQRGDGEMAIAHMHDALEILPNDMQMRNDLAELALRQDKLDVAETEYKTILATQPDDANALLGMTRVCNRKARKDGQYPPDFEKIMEQLRDIMSEKAVTSEKNVSGQVIKSGAKSFKEKKLLAEAETALTQHHFRDARKCFSTVISEHKDEPYELISLGEQAFNDGDFQSAEQAYSLAKEIPEVAPRAEQGMSRIVTQRNEAARQTKLGDATWKLPTVAIDHYKQALIADPQYPDAYYGLFSIFTKGDNPEPDKAHENAICFLEAADESNPLRQEVETGLLKLKKHDSGKPKKKK; this is encoded by the coding sequence TTGAACGCGAGTCCTTTCAACAGTTTCAGAGCTTCTGTAGCTAAGACGTCAGTGTTAAACCTGTCTTGTCGTCTTCTATTGGGTGCGTCTTTGCTGTGCGGATGGTCTTACAGCGCGGCACTTCCCGCACTTTCCCAGTCGATTGCCGAAGCCGACGAGTACTTGATCAAAAATCGATTTAAAGAAGCTGAAGATGCATATCGTGCCTTACTGCAAAGCGACGACACGGGCGATTCATTTGCTGGGCTGGCTGTCGCTCTAGCCAAGCAAGAAATTCCCGCCAAAATAACTGAAGCGGAGCGCATTCTTCGCCAGGCTCGTGAAAAGTTTCCCGATAATCCAAATGTCATCGCTGCTGGTGGCTACGTGTCATACGTGCACTCACAGACAGTGGCTTCACCGGCAAAACGAGATCTGTTTCTGGAAGCGGCGGAGAATCTGTGCAAACGCGCCATCAAAGCCAACCCCGACATTTTGATTGCCCAGCAGACATTAGGTCTTGTAAAAATGGCTCAAGATGACGTCGAGTCAGCCGTTGAGCCATTCCGTAAGTCAGTCGGGCTGGCTGAAAACCCTGTAAATTTGACACTGTTAGCGCAAGCCTTGCTCAAAATCGACCCAAAAGATAAAGAAGCAGAGCAGATCATCACCAAAGTCGTGCACGACAAACCAGACTATGCACAGGCCCGCATGCAGAAAGCGATCATCCTGAACAATTCGGGCAAGCCTGAAGATGCTTACATGGAGCTGCATAACATTCCGGCTGACAAACGCAAAGAGATGCCTGAGTGGAACACAGTCAAAGGCGACATCTGCAAAAAGCAGGGAGACGGACCGGGTGCGTTGGCAGCTTATCGTGAAGCGATCAGGCTCGACCCACACATGCCGGACCCTTACCGTCATTTAGCTGAATACTACGCACAACGCGGCGACGGTGAGATGGCTATTGCCCACATGCATGACGCTCTGGAAATTCTGCCCAACGACATGCAGATGAGAAACGACCTGGCCGAGCTGGCGCTCAGGCAAGACAAGCTGGATGTCGCCGAAACTGAATACAAAACGATTCTCGCCACTCAGCCAGACGACGCCAACGCCTTGCTTGGCATGACTCGCGTTTGCAACCGAAAAGCGCGAAAAGATGGGCAGTATCCGCCCGACTTCGAAAAAATCATGGAACAGTTGCGTGACATCATGAGCGAAAAAGCCGTGACGAGCGAAAAGAACGTGTCCGGTCAGGTGATTAAATCGGGGGCAAAATCTTTCAAAGAGAAAAAACTGCTGGCGGAAGCTGAAACGGCTTTGACTCAGCATCACTTCCGCGACGCCCGTAAATGCTTCAGCACGGTCATCTCTGAGCACAAAGATGAACCGTACGAACTGATTTCACTGGGCGAACAAGCCTTCAACGACGGTGATTTCCAGTCGGCCGAACAAGCTTACTCCCTGGCCAAAGAAATTCCGGAGGTTGCGCCGAGGGCAGAACAGGGTATGAGCCGAATAGTAACCCAGAGAAACGAGGCGGCCAGACAAACCAAACTTGGAGATGCGACATGGAAGCTGCCCACGGTCGCCATTGACCATTACAAGCAAGCATTGATTGCGGATCCCCAATATCCTGATGCTTACTACGGTCTGTTCAGCATATTTACCAAGGGTGACAATCCCGAGCCCGATAAAGCTCATGAGAATGCCATTTGTTTTCTGGAAGCAGCCGACGAGAGCAACCCTCTCAGGCAAGAAGTCGAAACCGGACTTCTGAAACTGAAGAAGCACGATAGTGGTAAACCGAAAAAGAAGAAGTAG
- a CDS encoding NADH-quinone oxidoreductase subunit J codes for MENLAAFVDANSVSIETWMFYVLAALAIPFAFGVILDKAIIRSGFLLIGVFGAISGLFLILQAQFIAMAQIMIYAVGITLVVVIALMLTNPRMDLDLKPAAGNSKLTGFIVSFVLFAVIYMAIRSESWVVRPEAPAANNVAVIGAAITGQYSLPFEFASVLLLAALMGAIMLAKNEPVEPEVLEYSEATGTASDAEAEALTTAR; via the coding sequence ATGGAAAACCTGGCAGCTTTTGTGGATGCGAATTCCGTATCAATTGAAACCTGGATGTTTTATGTCCTTGCCGCTCTGGCAATCCCTTTCGCCTTCGGTGTAATTCTCGACAAGGCCATTATTCGAAGCGGTTTCCTTTTGATCGGTGTTTTCGGTGCAATCAGCGGTCTCTTCTTGATTTTGCAAGCTCAATTCATCGCCATGGCGCAAATCATGATTTACGCCGTGGGCATTACGCTGGTTGTTGTAATCGCCTTGATGTTGACGAACCCTCGAATGGATCTGGACCTGAAGCCCGCTGCTGGAAACAGCAAATTGACCGGCTTCATAGTGTCCTTCGTCCTGTTCGCAGTCATTTATATGGCAATCCGCTCTGAATCCTGGGTGGTTAGACCGGAGGCGCCTGCAGCCAACAATGTAGCTGTCATCGGTGCTGCCATTACCGGACAGTACTCGCTACCGTTTGAATTTGCATCAGTGCTGCTTCTTGCAGCGTTGATGGGGGCAATTATGCTGGCTAAGAATGAGCCAGTCGAACCGGAAGTTTTGGAATACAGCGAAGCAACGGGAACAGCAAGTGATGCTGAAGCCGAAGCACTGACGACGGCGAGGTAA
- a CDS encoding tetratricopeptide repeat protein has translation MTFYHNAKLAVALSLGLVIICQSYCDAAARRVRAGTGGGGGGVSLVTPNPTNPLEHNNRGVELGSKGMWDGAVHEHEEALRGDPYNLTFRQNLSAAYQRYGQSLLAAHKYAEAAQKLRTSIYVDPENRSSDELLSSAIKGMGKNPDDANVRQHLADDFDINGDYVQAIAEYRHYVRMKDSGAAHFALGRVLVKQGSAVPAKLVEGYIEMRTAVTKPWEPGEKNELSKCHAQLGDVLKELAFTARDDGRTQVALKRMLNAGLEYRRAVTLNPLNSDAIRGLIEVSREAVQVNPSFDNHLMLGGAYQLVPDFEHAKREYIECFKIGKQNPALAQARRSFHLAVVSSSQASPTMVAESMQKIEDQLRTNPGDAELLYIYGRGKETLGDFNGAIAAYQRAAQINPNVHPQLQPRLTALMGGGPSKGGTAIAGGAPGAQKGAGGAPGNAGAPGVPGANGVAGAPATPATPPKPAVNYSEGESKLAANDTDGAIKFFEGIIDKTPTDGHAWLLLGLSQQKKGDLDSASVSFRQASYSKEPGAQAALDQVNRSRTEPALKEYSTQLAAKNYVAAASALRDAIDVAPNSADLHRKLADLLKLQGDTKEADKETAKADAIEKGGKAP, from the coding sequence ATGACTTTTTACCATAATGCCAAATTAGCTGTGGCGCTCTCGCTCGGGCTCGTCATCATCTGTCAGAGTTACTGTGATGCTGCCGCCCGACGGGTTCGAGCCGGCACCGGAGGTGGTGGTGGCGGCGTCTCCCTAGTCACACCCAACCCGACTAATCCGCTCGAGCACAACAACAGGGGCGTCGAGCTCGGCTCCAAAGGCATGTGGGACGGAGCAGTGCACGAGCACGAAGAGGCGTTGCGCGGTGATCCTTACAATCTCACTTTTCGTCAAAATCTTTCTGCGGCTTACCAGCGCTACGGACAGTCACTTCTTGCGGCTCATAAATACGCAGAAGCGGCGCAAAAACTAAGAACGTCAATATATGTAGACCCTGAAAACAGATCGTCTGACGAGCTCTTGAGTTCTGCGATCAAGGGCATGGGAAAAAATCCGGACGACGCAAATGTGCGCCAGCACCTGGCTGACGACTTCGACATCAACGGCGATTATGTGCAGGCCATTGCTGAGTATCGCCACTATGTGCGCATGAAAGACAGCGGCGCAGCCCACTTTGCCCTCGGACGCGTGCTGGTCAAACAGGGCAGCGCTGTACCTGCAAAATTAGTAGAAGGCTACATCGAGATGCGCACTGCGGTAACAAAACCGTGGGAGCCAGGCGAAAAGAATGAACTTTCAAAGTGTCACGCGCAACTTGGCGACGTCTTGAAGGAGCTTGCTTTCACCGCCCGTGATGACGGGCGCACACAAGTGGCACTGAAACGAATGCTCAACGCCGGGCTGGAATACCGCCGGGCCGTAACGCTGAACCCGCTCAACTCGGACGCTATTCGTGGTCTGATCGAAGTGTCTCGCGAAGCTGTTCAAGTCAATCCTTCTTTCGACAACCATCTCATGCTCGGTGGCGCTTACCAGCTGGTGCCTGATTTTGAACACGCCAAGCGCGAATACATTGAGTGTTTCAAAATCGGCAAACAGAACCCGGCTCTCGCCCAGGCGCGCCGAAGCTTCCATCTGGCAGTGGTTTCAAGCAGTCAGGCGTCACCGACGATGGTAGCCGAAAGTATGCAGAAGATCGAAGACCAACTGCGCACGAACCCGGGAGATGCAGAGCTGCTCTACATTTACGGCAGAGGCAAAGAGACACTGGGTGATTTTAACGGAGCCATAGCTGCATATCAGAGAGCGGCACAGATAAATCCAAACGTGCATCCACAGCTGCAACCGCGACTGACGGCATTGATGGGCGGTGGACCGTCGAAAGGAGGCACAGCCATCGCCGGTGGAGCACCTGGCGCTCAAAAAGGTGCCGGCGGTGCACCAGGCAATGCCGGCGCACCAGGCGTTCCTGGCGCAAACGGAGTTGCAGGCGCTCCGGCAACTCCAGCCACCCCACCCAAGCCTGCGGTCAATTACTCCGAGGGCGAAAGCAAGTTAGCAGCTAATGACACCGACGGCGCCATCAAATTCTTCGAAGGAATCATCGACAAGACTCCAACAGATGGGCATGCCTGGCTGCTTCTGGGATTATCTCAACAAAAGAAAGGTGATCTCGACTCGGCTTCGGTTAGTTTCCGTCAGGCCTCTTACTCGAAAGAACCCGGTGCTCAAGCCGCTCTAGACCAGGTCAACCGCAGCAGAACGGAACCGGCGTTGAAAGAATACAGCACACAGTTAGCCGCCAAAAATTACGTCGCCGCTGCGTCTGCGCTCAGGGATGCTATCGATGTCGCCCCTAACAGTGCAGACCTTCATCGCAAACTGGCGGACCTGCTGAAGCTGCAAGGCGACACAAAAGAGGCAGACAAGGAAACGGCAAAAGCTGATGCAATTGAAAAAGGAGGCAAGGCACCCTAG
- a CDS encoding TrbI/VirB10 family protein encodes MTASTSNRTILSLATALALFSMMPQTSHAQDYQGASSLHGKTVIMPRGTTFEGRMDQTIGSKSRQGQPFTISMSAPVLANGTDVLIPAGSKITGEVVEAIPSGSVPHPKGMKPSGKLRVQLSSLRTPDGITYPIVASLAGETYQHNGANGPGMANKNLGGGIGYVGTQASFEAVAPGTEARRRGGGSNGLQMMTKSELMRDPIYGIDQADQQQQGGAKIRSLVKRGRELYIDGGSPVSIKLDAPFKIGISQAAGAAAAMTPQVDLNPDGTFGRRFLKQAPAPPQPQGLDPTIAPGENPLPGILPDVPHSQPAYIPPQQPVQQPPMQAAPPQQSMQAQPPGQLQPAGQAATPAKGDF; translated from the coding sequence ATGACCGCATCTACCTCGAATCGCACCATACTGAGCCTTGCCACAGCTCTCGCGCTGTTCAGCATGATGCCGCAAACATCGCATGCTCAAGACTATCAGGGTGCCAGCAGCCTGCATGGAAAGACAGTAATCATGCCTCGAGGCACGACCTTCGAAGGCAGAATGGATCAGACGATTGGTTCGAAGAGCAGACAGGGGCAGCCATTCACTATCAGCATGTCAGCACCGGTTTTAGCCAACGGCACAGATGTTCTCATTCCAGCAGGTTCGAAGATTACAGGTGAAGTCGTAGAAGCAATCCCATCAGGCTCGGTGCCGCATCCAAAAGGCATGAAGCCATCGGGAAAGCTGCGTGTGCAACTTTCCAGTTTGCGTACTCCCGACGGCATAACCTATCCAATTGTCGCTTCACTGGCGGGTGAAACATATCAGCATAACGGCGCTAACGGACCAGGCATGGCAAACAAGAATCTCGGTGGCGGCATCGGCTACGTCGGCACGCAAGCCAGTTTCGAAGCAGTGGCGCCGGGCACCGAAGCAAGGCGCAGAGGCGGTGGCAGCAATGGACTGCAGATGATGACGAAAAGCGAACTGATGCGCGATCCGATTTACGGAATCGATCAGGCCGATCAGCAACAACAGGGCGGCGCCAAGATACGCTCTCTTGTAAAGCGAGGGCGCGAGCTCTACATAGATGGCGGTTCACCTGTGAGCATAAAACTCGACGCTCCTTTCAAAATAGGCATAAGCCAGGCGGCCGGTGCCGCGGCGGCAATGACTCCACAGGTCGATTTAAACCCAGACGGCACATTCGGTCGGCGCTTCCTCAAGCAAGCACCGGCACCGCCTCAGCCGCAAGGTCTCGACCCAACAATTGCTCCAGGTGAGAACCCTTTACCGGGTATACTTCCTGATGTGCCGCACAGCCAGCCGGCATATATTCCGCCACAGCAGCCGGTGCAACAACCCCCGATGCAAGCTGCACCACCTCAGCAATCGATGCAAGCCCAGCCACCCGGGCAACTTCAACCAGCTGGCCAGGCAGCCACTCCTGCCAAAGGCGACTTCTAG
- the nuoK gene encoding NADH-quinone oxidoreductase subunit NuoK, whose product MNASPVVVLSAGAFFGFFVLTIHQDEPLVRYLSLGAVLFAIGMYGMVSSRNAVRVLMSIELMLNAVNINLVAFSRYIDPSEVKGQVFAIFILTVAAAEAAVGLAIVLAMYRNTATVDMEQFNLLKW is encoded by the coding sequence ATGAACGCTTCGCCTGTAGTGGTGCTTTCGGCTGGCGCGTTTTTCGGATTTTTTGTTCTCACTATTCATCAGGATGAGCCTTTAGTGCGCTATCTGTCACTGGGCGCCGTGCTGTTTGCAATTGGTATGTACGGCATGGTTTCATCGCGAAACGCAGTGCGCGTCTTGATGTCGATTGAGCTTATGCTCAACGCCGTCAACATAAACCTTGTTGCTTTTTCACGCTACATCGACCCGTCCGAAGTGAAAGGGCAAGTTTTTGCCATCTTCATTCTCACCGTCGCTGCTGCTGAAGCTGCAGTAGGTCTGGCGATTGTTCTGGCGATGTACCGCAATACTGCGACTGTAGACATGGAGCAGTTCAACCTGCTCAAGTGGTAA